Proteins from a genomic interval of Danio rerio strain Tuebingen ecotype United States chromosome 4, GRCz12tu, whole genome shotgun sequence:
- the si:ch73-170d6.4 gene encoding phospholipid scramblase 1-like isoform X2: MRTSVTAKLTIYISLVKSNMELSEFTTMMPGPDPYRFSELETLTMIDQFFIYKERNMDECIDEVCCGKNLDIRYTVKDDIGNHVFSILEDSDYCSRNIHTGRSFTMNIVNDSNKEVIRLEHPFICWSCSGHEVEVQSPPGVPVGHVRQNWHVCQPKFTVENNQREPEFKIVGPCVPLSFCVDQEFELVSLSGSAFGKIVKPFSCSCVNVNADFVLQFPVNLEDKMKATLLGACVLIDFVYYDPPKQPLLSLLSVFK; the protein is encoded by the exons ATGAGAACAAGTGTCACTGCCAAACTGACGATTTACATCTCACTG GTAAAATCAAACATGGAATTGTCAG AGTTCACCACGATGATGCCTGGCCCAGATCCATACCGCTTTTCTGAGCTGGAGACCTTGACCATG ATTGATCAATTTTTTATCTACAAAGAAAGAAATATGGATGAATGTATTGATGAAG TGTGCTGTGGAAAAAACTTGGACATCAGATATACGGTGAAGGATGACATCGGGAACCATGTTTTTAGTATTCTTGAGGACAGCGATTACTGTAGCCGGAATATCCACACAGGACGGTCCTTTACCATGAATATTGTTAATGACTCAAATAAAGAGGTCATCAGACTTGAGCATCCGTTTATATGCTGGTCCTGCAGTGGCCACGAG GTGGAGGTTCAATCTCCACCGGGTGTTCCCGTCGGACATGTTCGACAAAACTGGCATGTTTGTCAACCTAAATTCACAGTTGAGAATAATCAACGTGAACCTGAATTTAAGATCGTAGGACCATGTGTCCCTCTTAGCTTCTGCGTGGATCAGGAGTTTGAG ctGGTGTCTCTGAGCGGTTCAGCGTTTGGCAAGATCGTGAAACCTTTCTCCTGCAGTTGCGTAAATGTGAATGCTGATTTTGTTCTGCAATTTCCAGTCAACCTGGAAGACAAGATGAAAGCTACTCTTCTGGGGGCCTGCGTGCTTATT GACTTTGTGTATTATGATCCACCAAAACAACCTTTGCTAAGTCTACTAAGTGTGTTCAAGTGA
- the si:ch73-170d6.4 gene encoding phospholipid scramblase 1-like isoform X1 produces the protein MRTSVTAKLTIYISLVKSNMELSEFTTMMPGPDPYRFSELETLTMIDQFFIYKERNMDECIDEVCCGKNLDIRYTVKDDIGNHVFSILEDSDYCSRNIHTGRSFTMNIVNDSNKEVIRLEHPFICWSCSGHEVEVQSPPGVPVGHVRQNWHVCQPKFTVENNQREPEFKIVGPCVPLSFCVDQEFELVSLSGSAFGKIVKPFSCSCVNVNADFVLQFPVNLEDKMKATLLGACVLIVNIVKMLFICFISLSHIVINYK, from the exons ATGAGAACAAGTGTCACTGCCAAACTGACGATTTACATCTCACTG GTAAAATCAAACATGGAATTGTCAG AGTTCACCACGATGATGCCTGGCCCAGATCCATACCGCTTTTCTGAGCTGGAGACCTTGACCATG ATTGATCAATTTTTTATCTACAAAGAAAGAAATATGGATGAATGTATTGATGAAG TGTGCTGTGGAAAAAACTTGGACATCAGATATACGGTGAAGGATGACATCGGGAACCATGTTTTTAGTATTCTTGAGGACAGCGATTACTGTAGCCGGAATATCCACACAGGACGGTCCTTTACCATGAATATTGTTAATGACTCAAATAAAGAGGTCATCAGACTTGAGCATCCGTTTATATGCTGGTCCTGCAGTGGCCACGAG GTGGAGGTTCAATCTCCACCGGGTGTTCCCGTCGGACATGTTCGACAAAACTGGCATGTTTGTCAACCTAAATTCACAGTTGAGAATAATCAACGTGAACCTGAATTTAAGATCGTAGGACCATGTGTCCCTCTTAGCTTCTGCGTGGATCAGGAGTTTGAG ctGGTGTCTCTGAGCGGTTCAGCGTTTGGCAAGATCGTGAAACCTTTCTCCTGCAGTTGCGTAAATGTGAATGCTGATTTTGTTCTGCAATTTCCAGTCAACCTGGAAGACAAGATGAAAGCTACTCTTCTGGGGGCCTGCGTGCTTATTGTAAATATTGTTAAAAtgctttttatctgttttatttcattatcacacattgttattaattataaataa
- the si:ch73-170d6.4 gene encoding phospholipid scramblase 2-like isoform X3: protein MRTSVTAKLTIYISLVKSNMELSEFTTMMPGPDPYRFSELETLTMIDQFFIYKERNMDECIDEVCCGKNLDIRYTVKDDIGNHVFSILEDSDYCSRNIHTGRSFTMNIVNDSNKEVIRLEHPFICWSCSGHEVEVQSPPGVPVGHVRQNWHVCQPKFTVENNQREPEFKIVGPCVPLSFCVDQEFEVIFLVYRHDPHVTL, encoded by the exons ATGAGAACAAGTGTCACTGCCAAACTGACGATTTACATCTCACTG GTAAAATCAAACATGGAATTGTCAG AGTTCACCACGATGATGCCTGGCCCAGATCCATACCGCTTTTCTGAGCTGGAGACCTTGACCATG ATTGATCAATTTTTTATCTACAAAGAAAGAAATATGGATGAATGTATTGATGAAG TGTGCTGTGGAAAAAACTTGGACATCAGATATACGGTGAAGGATGACATCGGGAACCATGTTTTTAGTATTCTTGAGGACAGCGATTACTGTAGCCGGAATATCCACACAGGACGGTCCTTTACCATGAATATTGTTAATGACTCAAATAAAGAGGTCATCAGACTTGAGCATCCGTTTATATGCTGGTCCTGCAGTGGCCACGAG GTGGAGGTTCAATCTCCACCGGGTGTTCCCGTCGGACATGTTCGACAAAACTGGCATGTTTGTCAACCTAAATTCACAGTTGAGAATAATCAACGTGAACCTGAATTTAAGATCGTAGGACCATGTGTCCCTCTTAGCTTCTGCGTGGATCAGGAGTTTGAGGTAATTTTCTTGGTGTACAGACATGATCCCCATGTCACACTTTAA